Proteins co-encoded in one Zalophus californianus isolate mZalCal1 chromosome 9, mZalCal1.pri.v2, whole genome shotgun sequence genomic window:
- the NCKAP1L gene encoding nck-associated protein 1-like isoform X3 yields the protein MSLTSAYQHKLAEKLTILNDRGQGVLIRMYNIKKQHLGPVHREKSEIIRFLTNYYQSFVDVMEFRDHVYELLNTIDACQCHFDINLNFDFTRSYLDLIVTYTSVILLLSRIEDRRVLIGMYNCAHEMLHGHGDPSFARLGQMVLEYDHPLKKLTEEFGPHTKAVSEALLSLHFLFVRRNQGAEQWRSAQLLSLISTPPAMINPANSDTMACEYLSVEVMERWIIIGFLLCNGCLNSNSQCQKLWKLCLQGSLYITLIREDVLQVHKVTEDLFSSWKGYGKRVADIKESKEHVIANSGQFHCQRRQFLRMAVKELESVLTDEPGLLGPKALYVFMALSFIRDEVTWLVRHTENVTKTKTPEDYADSSIAELLFLLEEIRALVRRHIKVIQQYHLQYLARFDALVLSDIIQNLSVCPEEESIIMSSFVSTLSSLNLKQVESGEKFEFSGLRLDWFRLQAYTSVAKAPLHLHENPDLAKVMNLIVFHSRMLDSVENILVETSDLSTFCFHLRTFEKMFAMTLEEPSMLRYAIAFPLICAHFVHCTHEMCPEEYPHLKNHGLHHCNSFLEELAKQTSNCVLEICAEQRNLSEQLLPKHCATTISKAKNKKIMKQKQTPRKGEPERDKPGAESHRKNRSIVTNMDKLHLNLTELALTMNHVHSFSVFEHTIFPSEYLSSHLEARLNRAIVWLAGYNATTQEIARPSELLAGVKAYISFIQSLAQFVGADVSRVIRNALLQQTQPLDSCGEQTITTFYTNWYLESLLRQASSGTIILSPAMQAFISLPREGEQNFSAEEFSDISEMRALAELLGPYGMKFLSENLMWHVTSQIVELKKLVVENMDVLVQIRSNFSKADLMASLLPQLIGADNVLKRMTIIGVILTFRAMAQEGLREVFSSHCPFLMGPIECLKEFVTPDTDIKVTLSVFELASAAGVGCDIDPALVAAIANLKADTSSPEEEYKVACLLLIFLAVSLPLLATDPSSCYSIEKDGYNNNIHCLTKAIIQVSAALFTLYNKNIETHLKEFLVVASVSLLQLGQETDKLKTRNRESISLLMRLVVEESSFLTLDMLESCFPYVLLRNAYREVSRAFHLNRVAASTH from the exons GATCATGTATATGAACTTCTCAACACCATTGATGCCTGCCAGTGCCATTTTGATATT AATCTCAACTTTGACTTCACTCGGAGTTACCTGGACTTGATTGTGACTTACACCTCAGTTATTTTACTTCTGTCACGGATTGAGGACCGCCGAGTCCTCATCGGCATGTACAACTGTGCCCATGAGATGCTGCATGGGCACGG TGACCCCAGTTTTGCCCGTCTGGGGCAGATGGTCTTAGAGTATGACCACCCTCTGAAGAAGCTGACAGAGGAGTTTGGGCCTCACACGAAG GCTGTGAGTGAAGCCCTCCtctctttgcatttccttttcGTCCGGAGGAACCAGGGGGCTGAGCAGTGGCGCAGTGCCCAGCTGCTGAGTCTCATCAGCACCCCCCCAGCCATGATCAACCCTGCTAATTCAGACACA ATGGCCTGTGAGTACCTGTCTGTGGAAGTGATGGAGCGCTGGATTATCA TTGGGTTTCTTCTTTGTAATGGCTGCCTCAACTCCAATAGCCAGTGCCAGAAGCTGTGGAAGCTGTGTCTGCAGGGCTCCCTGTACATCACCCTCATCCGGGAGGACGTGCTGCAGGTGCACAAGGTCACCGAGGACTTATTTAGCAGTTGGAAAGG GTATGGCAAGAGAGTGGCAGACATAAAGGAAAGCAAGGAACATGTAATTGCGAACAG TGGCCAGTTTCATTGTCAGCGGCGCCAATTTCTGCGGATGGCAGTGAAGGAGCTGGAGAGTGTATTAACTGACGAGCCAGGACTACTGGGTCCCAAg GCCCTTTATGTTTTCATGGCCCTGTCCTTCATTCGTGATGAGGTCACCTGGCTGGTTCGCCACACAGAAAACGTCACCAAGACAAAGACCCCTGAGGACTATGCTGACTC GAGCATTGCAGAACTGCTTTTCTTGTTGGAGGAGATTAGGGCTCTGGTCCGAAGACATATCAAAGTGATACAGCAATATCACCTTCAGTACCTGGCTAGATTTGATGCTCTTGTACTCAGTGACATCATTCAA AACCTGTCTGTGTGTCCTGAGGAGGAGTCCATTATAATGTCCTCATTCGTCAGTACTCTCTCCTCCCTGAATCTCAAACAAG TTGAGAGTGGAGAGAAATTTGAATTCTCTGGTTTGAGGCTGGACTGGTTCCGTCTACAG GCATATACCAGTGTGGCTAAGGCTCCCTTGCACCTGCACGAGAACCCTGACTTAGCCAAGGTGATGAATCTCATTGTCTTTCATTCCCGAATGCTGGACTCAGTAGAGAATATACTGGTGGAAACTTCTGACTTGTCTACTTTCTG CTTCCATCTCCGCACCTTCGAGAAGATGTTTGCTATGACCCTGGAGGAACCTTCCATGTTGCGCTATGCCATCGCTTTCCCCCTGATCTGTGCTCATTTTGTCCACTGCACTCATGAGATGTGCCCAGAGGAG TACCCCCACCTGAAGAACCATGGCCTTCATCACTGCAACTCCTTCCTGGAAGAGTTGGCCAAGCAGACCAGCAACTGCGTCCTGGAGATCTGTGCTGAACAACGAAACCTGAGCGAGCAG CTTCTACCTAAGCACTGTGCCACTACCATCAGCAAGGCCAAGAATAAGAAAATCATGAagcagaagcagacccccagAAAAGGAGAGCCTGAGAGGGACAAGCCAGGAGCTGAGAGTCACCGGAAGAACCGCAGCATTGTCACCAA CATGGACAAGCTACACTTAAACTTGACAGAATTGGCACTGACAATGAATCATGTACACAGCTTCTCTGTGTTTGAACACACCATCTTCCCTTCTGAGTATCTCAGCAGCCATCTGGAGGCCAGACTCAACAG AGCCATTGTGTGGCTGGCTGGCTACAACGCCACGACCCAAGAGATTGCAAGGCCTTCTGAGCTGTTGGCAGGAGTCAAAGCGTATATCAGTTTCATACAGTCACTGGCCCAGTTTGTGGGTGCAGATGTTTCTAGAGTCATCCGCAATGCCCTCCTCCAGCAGACACAGCCCCTGGACTCGTGTGGAGAACAGACGATCACCACTTTCTACACAAATTG GTACCTAGAAAGTCTGCTTAGACAGGCGAGTAGTGGGACCATCATCCTCTCCCCAGCCATGCAGGCCTTCATCAGCCTTCCTAGAGAGGGGGAGCAGAACTTCAGTGCAGAGGAGTTCTCTGACATCTCTG AGATGCGGGCCTTGGCTGAACTCTTGGGCCCTTATGGCATGAAGTTCCTGAGTGAGAACCTGATGTGGCACGTGACCTCTCAGATTGTGGAGCTGAAG AAGCTGGTGGTGGAGAACATGGATGTACTTGTTCAGATCAGATCCAACTTTAGCAAGGCAGATTTGATGGCTTCTCTGCTGCCCCAGCTGATAG GGGCTGATAATGTGCTGAAGCGCATGACCATCATTGGAGTTATCCTCACTTTTAGGGCCATGGCCCAAGAGGGACTTCGGGAG gtGTTCTCCTCTCACTGCCCATTTCTTATGGGTCCCATTGAGTGCCTGAAGGAGTTTGTCACTCCAGACACAGACATCAAG GTGACCCTGAGTGTCTTTGAGCTGGCCTCTGCTGCAGGAGTGGGCTGTGACATTGACCCAGCCCTGGTGGCTGCCATTGCCAATCTGAAAGCTG ATACTTCATCCCCTGAGGAAGAATATAAGGTGGCCTGCCTGCTCTTGATCTTTCTTGCGGTTTCCCTCCCACTCCTTGCCACTGACCCCTCTTCCTGCTATAGTATTGAGAAGGATG GTTACAACAACAATATTCATTGCTTGACCAAAGCCATCATCCAGGTGTCTGCTGCCCTCTTCACACTCTACAACAAGAACATTGAAACTCACCTTAAGGAGTTTCTGGTG GTGGCCTCTGTCAGCCTCTTGCAGCTGGGCCAGGAGACGGACAAGCTTAAAACCAGAAATCGGGAATCCATTTCTCTGCTCATGCGCTTG GTGGTGGAGGAGTCCTCCTTCCTGACCCTGGACATGTTGGAGTCCTGTTTCCCTTATGTCCTGCTTCGAAATGCCTACCGGGAGGTATCCCGGGCCTTCCACCTGAACCGAGTGGCAGCCAGTACCCACTGA
- the NCKAP1L gene encoding nck-associated protein 1-like isoform X2, with the protein MSLTSAYQHKLAEKLTILNDRGQGVLIRMYNIKKTCSDPKSKPPFLLEKSMESSLKYINKKFPNIDVRNSTQHLGPVHREKSEIIRFLTNYYQSFVDVMEFRNLNFDFTRSYLDLIVTYTSVILLLSRIEDRRVLIGMYNCAHEMLHGHGDPSFARLGQMVLEYDHPLKKLTEEFGPHTKAVSEALLSLHFLFVRRNQGAEQWRSAQLLSLISTPPAMINPANSDTMACEYLSVEVMERWIIIGFLLCNGCLNSNSQCQKLWKLCLQGSLYITLIREDVLQVHKVTEDLFSSWKGYGKRVADIKESKEHVIANSGQFHCQRRQFLRMAVKELESVLTDEPGLLGPKALYVFMALSFIRDEVTWLVRHTENVTKTKTPEDYADSSIAELLFLLEEIRALVRRHIKVIQQYHLQYLARFDALVLSDIIQNLSVCPEEESIIMSSFVSTLSSLNLKQVESGEKFEFSGLRLDWFRLQAYTSVAKAPLHLHENPDLAKVMNLIVFHSRMLDSVENILVETSDLSTFCFHLRTFEKMFAMTLEEPSMLRYAIAFPLICAHFVHCTHEMCPEEYPHLKNHGLHHCNSFLEELAKQTSNCVLEICAEQRNLSEQLLPKHCATTISKAKNKKIMKQKQTPRKGEPERDKPGAESHRKNRSIVTNMDKLHLNLTELALTMNHVHSFSVFEHTIFPSEYLSSHLEARLNRAIVWLAGYNATTQEIARPSELLAGVKAYISFIQSLAQFVGADVSRVIRNALLQQTQPLDSCGEQTITTFYTNWYLESLLRQASSGTIILSPAMQAFISLPREGEQNFSAEEFSDISEMRALAELLGPYGMKFLSENLMWHVTSQIVELKKLVVENMDVLVQIRSNFSKADLMASLLPQLIGADNVLKRMTIIGVILTFRAMAQEGLREVFSSHCPFLMGPIECLKEFVTPDTDIKVTLSVFELASAAGVGCDIDPALVAAIANLKADTSSPEEEYKVACLLLIFLAVSLPLLATDPSSCYSIEKDGYNNNIHCLTKAIIQVSAALFTLYNKNIETHLKEFLVVASVSLLQLGQETDKLKTRNRESISLLMRLVVEESSFLTLDMLESCFPYVLLRNAYREVSRAFHLNRVAASTH; encoded by the exons AATCTCAACTTTGACTTCACTCGGAGTTACCTGGACTTGATTGTGACTTACACCTCAGTTATTTTACTTCTGTCACGGATTGAGGACCGCCGAGTCCTCATCGGCATGTACAACTGTGCCCATGAGATGCTGCATGGGCACGG TGACCCCAGTTTTGCCCGTCTGGGGCAGATGGTCTTAGAGTATGACCACCCTCTGAAGAAGCTGACAGAGGAGTTTGGGCCTCACACGAAG GCTGTGAGTGAAGCCCTCCtctctttgcatttccttttcGTCCGGAGGAACCAGGGGGCTGAGCAGTGGCGCAGTGCCCAGCTGCTGAGTCTCATCAGCACCCCCCCAGCCATGATCAACCCTGCTAATTCAGACACA ATGGCCTGTGAGTACCTGTCTGTGGAAGTGATGGAGCGCTGGATTATCA TTGGGTTTCTTCTTTGTAATGGCTGCCTCAACTCCAATAGCCAGTGCCAGAAGCTGTGGAAGCTGTGTCTGCAGGGCTCCCTGTACATCACCCTCATCCGGGAGGACGTGCTGCAGGTGCACAAGGTCACCGAGGACTTATTTAGCAGTTGGAAAGG GTATGGCAAGAGAGTGGCAGACATAAAGGAAAGCAAGGAACATGTAATTGCGAACAG TGGCCAGTTTCATTGTCAGCGGCGCCAATTTCTGCGGATGGCAGTGAAGGAGCTGGAGAGTGTATTAACTGACGAGCCAGGACTACTGGGTCCCAAg GCCCTTTATGTTTTCATGGCCCTGTCCTTCATTCGTGATGAGGTCACCTGGCTGGTTCGCCACACAGAAAACGTCACCAAGACAAAGACCCCTGAGGACTATGCTGACTC GAGCATTGCAGAACTGCTTTTCTTGTTGGAGGAGATTAGGGCTCTGGTCCGAAGACATATCAAAGTGATACAGCAATATCACCTTCAGTACCTGGCTAGATTTGATGCTCTTGTACTCAGTGACATCATTCAA AACCTGTCTGTGTGTCCTGAGGAGGAGTCCATTATAATGTCCTCATTCGTCAGTACTCTCTCCTCCCTGAATCTCAAACAAG TTGAGAGTGGAGAGAAATTTGAATTCTCTGGTTTGAGGCTGGACTGGTTCCGTCTACAG GCATATACCAGTGTGGCTAAGGCTCCCTTGCACCTGCACGAGAACCCTGACTTAGCCAAGGTGATGAATCTCATTGTCTTTCATTCCCGAATGCTGGACTCAGTAGAGAATATACTGGTGGAAACTTCTGACTTGTCTACTTTCTG CTTCCATCTCCGCACCTTCGAGAAGATGTTTGCTATGACCCTGGAGGAACCTTCCATGTTGCGCTATGCCATCGCTTTCCCCCTGATCTGTGCTCATTTTGTCCACTGCACTCATGAGATGTGCCCAGAGGAG TACCCCCACCTGAAGAACCATGGCCTTCATCACTGCAACTCCTTCCTGGAAGAGTTGGCCAAGCAGACCAGCAACTGCGTCCTGGAGATCTGTGCTGAACAACGAAACCTGAGCGAGCAG CTTCTACCTAAGCACTGTGCCACTACCATCAGCAAGGCCAAGAATAAGAAAATCATGAagcagaagcagacccccagAAAAGGAGAGCCTGAGAGGGACAAGCCAGGAGCTGAGAGTCACCGGAAGAACCGCAGCATTGTCACCAA CATGGACAAGCTACACTTAAACTTGACAGAATTGGCACTGACAATGAATCATGTACACAGCTTCTCTGTGTTTGAACACACCATCTTCCCTTCTGAGTATCTCAGCAGCCATCTGGAGGCCAGACTCAACAG AGCCATTGTGTGGCTGGCTGGCTACAACGCCACGACCCAAGAGATTGCAAGGCCTTCTGAGCTGTTGGCAGGAGTCAAAGCGTATATCAGTTTCATACAGTCACTGGCCCAGTTTGTGGGTGCAGATGTTTCTAGAGTCATCCGCAATGCCCTCCTCCAGCAGACACAGCCCCTGGACTCGTGTGGAGAACAGACGATCACCACTTTCTACACAAATTG GTACCTAGAAAGTCTGCTTAGACAGGCGAGTAGTGGGACCATCATCCTCTCCCCAGCCATGCAGGCCTTCATCAGCCTTCCTAGAGAGGGGGAGCAGAACTTCAGTGCAGAGGAGTTCTCTGACATCTCTG AGATGCGGGCCTTGGCTGAACTCTTGGGCCCTTATGGCATGAAGTTCCTGAGTGAGAACCTGATGTGGCACGTGACCTCTCAGATTGTGGAGCTGAAG AAGCTGGTGGTGGAGAACATGGATGTACTTGTTCAGATCAGATCCAACTTTAGCAAGGCAGATTTGATGGCTTCTCTGCTGCCCCAGCTGATAG GGGCTGATAATGTGCTGAAGCGCATGACCATCATTGGAGTTATCCTCACTTTTAGGGCCATGGCCCAAGAGGGACTTCGGGAG gtGTTCTCCTCTCACTGCCCATTTCTTATGGGTCCCATTGAGTGCCTGAAGGAGTTTGTCACTCCAGACACAGACATCAAG GTGACCCTGAGTGTCTTTGAGCTGGCCTCTGCTGCAGGAGTGGGCTGTGACATTGACCCAGCCCTGGTGGCTGCCATTGCCAATCTGAAAGCTG ATACTTCATCCCCTGAGGAAGAATATAAGGTGGCCTGCCTGCTCTTGATCTTTCTTGCGGTTTCCCTCCCACTCCTTGCCACTGACCCCTCTTCCTGCTATAGTATTGAGAAGGATG GTTACAACAACAATATTCATTGCTTGACCAAAGCCATCATCCAGGTGTCTGCTGCCCTCTTCACACTCTACAACAAGAACATTGAAACTCACCTTAAGGAGTTTCTGGTG GTGGCCTCTGTCAGCCTCTTGCAGCTGGGCCAGGAGACGGACAAGCTTAAAACCAGAAATCGGGAATCCATTTCTCTGCTCATGCGCTTG GTGGTGGAGGAGTCCTCCTTCCTGACCCTGGACATGTTGGAGTCCTGTTTCCCTTATGTCCTGCTTCGAAATGCCTACCGGGAGGTATCCCGGGCCTTCCACCTGAACCGAGTGGCAGCCAGTACCCACTGA
- the NCKAP1L gene encoding nck-associated protein 1-like isoform X1 produces MSLTSAYQHKLAEKLTILNDRGQGVLIRMYNIKKTCSDPKSKPPFLLEKSMESSLKYINKKFPNIDVRNSTQHLGPVHREKSEIIRFLTNYYQSFVDVMEFRDHVYELLNTIDACQCHFDINLNFDFTRSYLDLIVTYTSVILLLSRIEDRRVLIGMYNCAHEMLHGHGDPSFARLGQMVLEYDHPLKKLTEEFGPHTKAVSEALLSLHFLFVRRNQGAEQWRSAQLLSLISTPPAMINPANSDTMACEYLSVEVMERWIIIGFLLCNGCLNSNSQCQKLWKLCLQGSLYITLIREDVLQVHKVTEDLFSSWKGYGKRVADIKESKEHVIANSGQFHCQRRQFLRMAVKELESVLTDEPGLLGPKALYVFMALSFIRDEVTWLVRHTENVTKTKTPEDYADSSIAELLFLLEEIRALVRRHIKVIQQYHLQYLARFDALVLSDIIQNLSVCPEEESIIMSSFVSTLSSLNLKQVESGEKFEFSGLRLDWFRLQAYTSVAKAPLHLHENPDLAKVMNLIVFHSRMLDSVENILVETSDLSTFCFHLRTFEKMFAMTLEEPSMLRYAIAFPLICAHFVHCTHEMCPEEYPHLKNHGLHHCNSFLEELAKQTSNCVLEICAEQRNLSEQLLPKHCATTISKAKNKKIMKQKQTPRKGEPERDKPGAESHRKNRSIVTNMDKLHLNLTELALTMNHVHSFSVFEHTIFPSEYLSSHLEARLNRAIVWLAGYNATTQEIARPSELLAGVKAYISFIQSLAQFVGADVSRVIRNALLQQTQPLDSCGEQTITTFYTNWYLESLLRQASSGTIILSPAMQAFISLPREGEQNFSAEEFSDISEMRALAELLGPYGMKFLSENLMWHVTSQIVELKKLVVENMDVLVQIRSNFSKADLMASLLPQLIGADNVLKRMTIIGVILTFRAMAQEGLREVFSSHCPFLMGPIECLKEFVTPDTDIKVTLSVFELASAAGVGCDIDPALVAAIANLKADTSSPEEEYKVACLLLIFLAVSLPLLATDPSSCYSIEKDGYNNNIHCLTKAIIQVSAALFTLYNKNIETHLKEFLVVASVSLLQLGQETDKLKTRNRESISLLMRLVVEESSFLTLDMLESCFPYVLLRNAYREVSRAFHLNRVAASTH; encoded by the exons GATCATGTATATGAACTTCTCAACACCATTGATGCCTGCCAGTGCCATTTTGATATT AATCTCAACTTTGACTTCACTCGGAGTTACCTGGACTTGATTGTGACTTACACCTCAGTTATTTTACTTCTGTCACGGATTGAGGACCGCCGAGTCCTCATCGGCATGTACAACTGTGCCCATGAGATGCTGCATGGGCACGG TGACCCCAGTTTTGCCCGTCTGGGGCAGATGGTCTTAGAGTATGACCACCCTCTGAAGAAGCTGACAGAGGAGTTTGGGCCTCACACGAAG GCTGTGAGTGAAGCCCTCCtctctttgcatttccttttcGTCCGGAGGAACCAGGGGGCTGAGCAGTGGCGCAGTGCCCAGCTGCTGAGTCTCATCAGCACCCCCCCAGCCATGATCAACCCTGCTAATTCAGACACA ATGGCCTGTGAGTACCTGTCTGTGGAAGTGATGGAGCGCTGGATTATCA TTGGGTTTCTTCTTTGTAATGGCTGCCTCAACTCCAATAGCCAGTGCCAGAAGCTGTGGAAGCTGTGTCTGCAGGGCTCCCTGTACATCACCCTCATCCGGGAGGACGTGCTGCAGGTGCACAAGGTCACCGAGGACTTATTTAGCAGTTGGAAAGG GTATGGCAAGAGAGTGGCAGACATAAAGGAAAGCAAGGAACATGTAATTGCGAACAG TGGCCAGTTTCATTGTCAGCGGCGCCAATTTCTGCGGATGGCAGTGAAGGAGCTGGAGAGTGTATTAACTGACGAGCCAGGACTACTGGGTCCCAAg GCCCTTTATGTTTTCATGGCCCTGTCCTTCATTCGTGATGAGGTCACCTGGCTGGTTCGCCACACAGAAAACGTCACCAAGACAAAGACCCCTGAGGACTATGCTGACTC GAGCATTGCAGAACTGCTTTTCTTGTTGGAGGAGATTAGGGCTCTGGTCCGAAGACATATCAAAGTGATACAGCAATATCACCTTCAGTACCTGGCTAGATTTGATGCTCTTGTACTCAGTGACATCATTCAA AACCTGTCTGTGTGTCCTGAGGAGGAGTCCATTATAATGTCCTCATTCGTCAGTACTCTCTCCTCCCTGAATCTCAAACAAG TTGAGAGTGGAGAGAAATTTGAATTCTCTGGTTTGAGGCTGGACTGGTTCCGTCTACAG GCATATACCAGTGTGGCTAAGGCTCCCTTGCACCTGCACGAGAACCCTGACTTAGCCAAGGTGATGAATCTCATTGTCTTTCATTCCCGAATGCTGGACTCAGTAGAGAATATACTGGTGGAAACTTCTGACTTGTCTACTTTCTG CTTCCATCTCCGCACCTTCGAGAAGATGTTTGCTATGACCCTGGAGGAACCTTCCATGTTGCGCTATGCCATCGCTTTCCCCCTGATCTGTGCTCATTTTGTCCACTGCACTCATGAGATGTGCCCAGAGGAG TACCCCCACCTGAAGAACCATGGCCTTCATCACTGCAACTCCTTCCTGGAAGAGTTGGCCAAGCAGACCAGCAACTGCGTCCTGGAGATCTGTGCTGAACAACGAAACCTGAGCGAGCAG CTTCTACCTAAGCACTGTGCCACTACCATCAGCAAGGCCAAGAATAAGAAAATCATGAagcagaagcagacccccagAAAAGGAGAGCCTGAGAGGGACAAGCCAGGAGCTGAGAGTCACCGGAAGAACCGCAGCATTGTCACCAA CATGGACAAGCTACACTTAAACTTGACAGAATTGGCACTGACAATGAATCATGTACACAGCTTCTCTGTGTTTGAACACACCATCTTCCCTTCTGAGTATCTCAGCAGCCATCTGGAGGCCAGACTCAACAG AGCCATTGTGTGGCTGGCTGGCTACAACGCCACGACCCAAGAGATTGCAAGGCCTTCTGAGCTGTTGGCAGGAGTCAAAGCGTATATCAGTTTCATACAGTCACTGGCCCAGTTTGTGGGTGCAGATGTTTCTAGAGTCATCCGCAATGCCCTCCTCCAGCAGACACAGCCCCTGGACTCGTGTGGAGAACAGACGATCACCACTTTCTACACAAATTG GTACCTAGAAAGTCTGCTTAGACAGGCGAGTAGTGGGACCATCATCCTCTCCCCAGCCATGCAGGCCTTCATCAGCCTTCCTAGAGAGGGGGAGCAGAACTTCAGTGCAGAGGAGTTCTCTGACATCTCTG AGATGCGGGCCTTGGCTGAACTCTTGGGCCCTTATGGCATGAAGTTCCTGAGTGAGAACCTGATGTGGCACGTGACCTCTCAGATTGTGGAGCTGAAG AAGCTGGTGGTGGAGAACATGGATGTACTTGTTCAGATCAGATCCAACTTTAGCAAGGCAGATTTGATGGCTTCTCTGCTGCCCCAGCTGATAG GGGCTGATAATGTGCTGAAGCGCATGACCATCATTGGAGTTATCCTCACTTTTAGGGCCATGGCCCAAGAGGGACTTCGGGAG gtGTTCTCCTCTCACTGCCCATTTCTTATGGGTCCCATTGAGTGCCTGAAGGAGTTTGTCACTCCAGACACAGACATCAAG GTGACCCTGAGTGTCTTTGAGCTGGCCTCTGCTGCAGGAGTGGGCTGTGACATTGACCCAGCCCTGGTGGCTGCCATTGCCAATCTGAAAGCTG ATACTTCATCCCCTGAGGAAGAATATAAGGTGGCCTGCCTGCTCTTGATCTTTCTTGCGGTTTCCCTCCCACTCCTTGCCACTGACCCCTCTTCCTGCTATAGTATTGAGAAGGATG GTTACAACAACAATATTCATTGCTTGACCAAAGCCATCATCCAGGTGTCTGCTGCCCTCTTCACACTCTACAACAAGAACATTGAAACTCACCTTAAGGAGTTTCTGGTG GTGGCCTCTGTCAGCCTCTTGCAGCTGGGCCAGGAGACGGACAAGCTTAAAACCAGAAATCGGGAATCCATTTCTCTGCTCATGCGCTTG GTGGTGGAGGAGTCCTCCTTCCTGACCCTGGACATGTTGGAGTCCTGTTTCCCTTATGTCCTGCTTCGAAATGCCTACCGGGAGGTATCCCGGGCCTTCCACCTGAACCGAGTGGCAGCCAGTACCCACTGA